Proteins encoded by one window of Candidatus Hydrogenedentota bacterium:
- the miaA gene encoding tRNA (adenosine(37)-N6)-dimethylallyltransferase MiaA, with protein sequence MTQVVAVVGPTATGKTALALELAGLLETEIVSADSQQFYRGMEIGTAAPTPEERARIPHHFVCFLDPGEAMAAGDFERLARPVVEALNRRGKPAVLVGGSGLYIQAVLEGLFEGPPRDQAVRDRLRAAARDFGNIWLYQKLEAVDPEYARTLTSSNDLVRIVRALEVYEITGRPISHLHREFRRVKPPLRAVKVAINMPREALYSRIERRVQVMLDAGWLQETQALLDAGHYPNIQRLKSHGYRELAAHLRGEMTLEDAIETTKRNVRHYAKRQFTWFRADKTVRWLDAGPEAPARALAEHMLREWVIETA encoded by the coding sequence GTGACCCAGGTCGTTGCGGTCGTCGGGCCGACGGCCACGGGCAAGACTGCTCTCGCCCTCGAACTGGCCGGGTTGCTCGAAACTGAAATCGTCTCCGCTGATTCGCAGCAGTTCTACCGCGGCATGGAGATCGGCACCGCCGCGCCCACCCCTGAAGAACGTGCGCGCATCCCCCACCATTTTGTCTGCTTCCTGGACCCGGGCGAAGCCATGGCCGCAGGCGACTTCGAACGGCTCGCGCGCCCCGTCGTGGAAGCATTGAACCGGCGCGGAAAGCCCGCCGTGCTCGTGGGCGGCTCCGGCCTGTATATTCAGGCAGTCCTCGAAGGGCTCTTCGAGGGTCCGCCGCGCGACCAGGCCGTCCGCGACCGGCTGCGCGCCGCAGCCCGCGATTTCGGCAATATCTGGCTGTACCAGAAACTGGAAGCGGTGGACCCCGAATATGCGCGCACGCTCACCAGTTCCAATGACCTGGTGCGCATCGTGCGCGCCCTCGAAGTCTACGAGATCACGGGACGGCCCATCTCGCACTTGCACCGCGAATTCCGCAGGGTCAAGCCACCGCTCCGCGCGGTCAAGGTCGCCATCAACATGCCCCGCGAGGCACTCTATAGCCGCATCGAACGGCGCGTCCAGGTCATGCTCGACGCCGGGTGGCTGCAGGAAACGCAGGCCCTCCTCGACGCGGGGCATTATCCCAACATTCAGCGCCTGAAAAGCCACGGTTATCGCGAACTTGCGGCGCATCTGCGCGGCGAGATGACGCTCGAGGACGCCATCGAAACGACCAAACGCAACGTACGCCATTACGCGAAGCGCCAGTTCACCTGGTTCCGCGCCGACAAGACGGTCCGCTGGCTGGACGCCGGGCCCGAGGCGCCCGCGCGCGCCCTCGCGGAGCATATGCTCCGGGAATGGGTCATCGAGACCGCCTGA